The DNA segment gtagtattgtgggaacatgctattcatataaacgatccggttaattagcaaccatagataatctggattaacgaagtgtgattattgaacttaataggattgataaaccaaccacaaccctggaatcttTATCTCCTCTGAATTAAAATCTCATCATACACATTTGCATTCTTGATAaattagttgttacttgtttcATTTCCACAGAAGTAGATTAATAGAAAAACATCGCTCTTAAATATCttggacaattaattgattttagttttcTTAGTTGACAATTGATCTAAGCCTCTGTGGGTTCGACGTCcaactttcgagtcactttattacttgacggccacgtatacttgcgtgtacttggggaaccaacaaatatttggcgccgttgccggagaCCTAGTTATTGATTGTTTAGTTAAATTAAGCTTTTATtcgttatttgttcaagttttaatttttagtttgctttatttgtgATTACGCAggatcttctcttgaatgcggaggagtagaagcgcaaacaatctccttcctcttgatcctgaaatCGAACGAACACTTCATATAGTGAGGAGGGAAGTTAAAGCTAGAACTAGaattgaaagagagttggacatcgtagttcaagCACTGCCAATAGAGATGGCGGGTAATGAAGAGCATCCGGTGATAGAGGCTGTAAGGCCCAATCTGGATCTTATGATTCAAGTGATTGTGAAGCTTGATATCACGACtcactttgaactcaaacagtacatggtacagctgattcaatGCACAtggcaatatgtgggtctatctcatgaagacccacagaggcacattcagaacttccTGGAAATTACaaacacttacaattatccgaacgtttccaaggactatgtcagacTGACACTGTTTCCCTTTTAACTGatgggggaagctaaggaatgatTACAAAAGGAGCTCGAGAACTCAATCCAcaattgggatgatctagcaaggaaattcttaatcaagttttttcccacaaagaagacaaagtcgctgagaagccagattcttgggtttcaacaacgagATGGTGAGATTCTTCGACAAGCTTgagaaagatacaagaagctactcagagactgcccacaCCATTGTCAGACTAATGAGGTGTTGGGTCACACTTTCGTTGATGGGTTGGacgaggcatcaaagatgaatcttgactcagcatgTATGGGTAGTTGAATGGTAAGACCGTATAGTGAGATCCAGATCCCGCTAAACAATTTCATTGCTAATGATAATAATTGGTAAGGAGATGAGGAACCACGAAGAACACTTAAACAAAAGGCAACAGGtgtgattgagcttgatgatttCTCAGCAATGAGGGCAGATATAGCGAGActagcaaatcagatgaataaaatgacaatgcaCCACACACAACATATGCAACATGTGCAATAGATGTCTACTTGCTGCGAGTTATGTGGTGAAGTTCACACAAGTGATATATATCCCTCAATCAATCTACTAGACAAGCTAGAGGGAAGATGAATCAACATGCTCAATATGGTAACACATACAATccgaactggaggaatcatcctaacttctcttggggtggaaatcaaaATATTAGACCTCAAGCAAATTACAATCATCCACCTCAACCTCCACAACAAGAAGAGGAGAGTTTGACTGACATGATGAAAAAGCTCTCGATAGACAATCAGAAAGTTATGGCTAAGAATCAACAAGTCAGGGTTGGGAATCAACAATTGCGCACAGAATTCAGAAATCTAGAGAGTAAGTTTGGGCAAATAGCTAAcaatcaaaatactagacctgcTGGAGCTCTTCCAAGCAATATAGAGAAAAATCCTCAAGTCAATGCAGTGACGCTGAGAAATGGGAGAGAGTTGGTAGAAGTGCCTAAGAAGAAAAATGAGTAGTCTGGGCTAGAAGAAGAAAGAGTGCCAAAACCTGTAGAGGtagatgagagaaaaaaaaaacagagccTAAGCAAATATCAGAGAGGGTGCCACCACCTTTTCCTCAAAGATTAAGAAAGAAGAATGAAGACCACATGTTTCACAAATTCCTAGATATGCTGAAGCACATACGCTTGAACATCCCTTTGGTGGACATACTCCGTGAGGTCccaaaatatgcaaaatatattaaggacatagtgtcaaATAAAAGAAGGTTAACTGAGTTTGAGACCGtagcacttactgaggagtgcacttctaGGATTCAACATAATCttccacaaaagcttaaggatccggGTAGTTTTACCATCCCCGTGAGGATTGGTGAATTTGATGTGGGTAGAGtcttgtgtgatttgggtgcaaaTATCAATTTGATGTCGTTGTCAGTATTCAAACAATTGGGCTTAGGAGTCCCGAGACCCACCACAGTGATGCTACAGTTAGATGATAAATCTTATGTTTATCCTGAGGGGGTAATTGAGGACGTCTTGCTGCAGATTGGGAAGTTTATTTTTCCTGCAGATTTTATCATCCTAGATTACATAGCTGATGAGTTAGTTCCTATCATCTTGGGACGACCTCTTTTGGCCACTGGAGATGCAATTATCAAAGTCTGAGAATGTAAGATGACCCTAAGGGTGGACAATGAAGAAGCAGTCTTCAATGTATATCGAGCCATTCAGTTGCCTCGTCATTACAAGGACCTGTCCATGATTTCGATGGTGGAGATAAATGAACTAGTCGTAGAGCCAAGTGCGTTTAAAGAAGATGCACTGGAAAAGGAATTGATGTTTTTCAATCACTTggaacttgaagaagaggttgagGAGATGTTGCAAATTTTGGATGCATCGTGCGAATATATACGAGAAAGAACCCAATCCGAGCCTCTGGATAGGCCAATCGGCCCACCTTCTAAACTCTCAGTTGAGGAGGCCCCAAAATTGGAACTTAAACTCTTACCATCTCATCTTCATTATGCATATTTGGGAAATTCTAACACTTTacctttgattatttcttctcatttgtctgaattgcaggaagaaaagctctTAAGGGTGCTGAGGGAGCACAAGCATGCTATTGgttggacaatgtctgacataaaTGGTATTAGCCCTGCATTCTTCATGCACAAAATACTCATGGAGGAGGGACACAAGTCTAGCGTGGAGCATCAATGCCGCCTAAATCCAAtaatgaaagaggtggtaagaaaagaagtaatTAAGTGGCTCGACACAGGTATAGTATTTCCTATCTCTGATAGCAAGTAGGTAAGCCCTGTTCAATGTGTACCTAAAAAGGGGGGGTATAACTGTTGTAGTAAATGAACAAAATGAATTAATCCCAACTAGGACTGTGATTGGTTGGCGAATATGCATAGACTATAGGAAGTTGAATAATACTTCCCTCTCCccttcattgatcaaatgcttgacagGTTAGCCGGACATGAatactattgtttccttgatggctattcggggtataatcataTTGCTATTGCCCCGGAATatcaagaaaagaccacttttacatgtccttatggcacttatgcatttaagagaatgCCATTCGGGTTGTATAATGCACCTGTGaatttcaaaggtgtatgatggctattttcaccgatatggtggaacgGTTTGTGGAggtttttatggatgatttttctgtgtttggtccTTCTTTTGATGAATGCTTGACCAATCTTGCTAAAGTGCTTTCCAAGTGTAAGGAGACTAATCTGgtactaaattgggaaaaatatcattttatggtaTGCGAAGGTATAGTGTTGGGACACAAGGTATCCAAAGATGGACTAGAAGTTGACAAGGCTaaggtggaagcaattgaaaagTTGCCACCACCGATTTCAGTGAAAGGAGTTAGGAGTTTTCTGGGACATGTAGTTTTTTATCGTCAATTTATAAAGGATTTCTCAAAAATTTCTTCTCATTTGTGCAGGTTGTTAGAGAAGGATGTGTcgttcaagtttgatgatgcttgtctgaaagcattcGAGGAGCGGAAAAGAAGTTAGTGAGTGCACCAATCATAGTGGCTCCTGACTGGAACGAGCCATTTGAGCTGATGTGTCATGCCAGTGATGGTGCAATTAGGGCCGGATTGGGCCAGAGGAGGAGCAAAATATTTCACTCCATTTACTACGCAAGCAAGAATCTCACTCCCGCTCAAATAAATTTTACTGTGAcagaaaaggagttgcttgctgTAGTGTGGGCGTTCGATAAATTTCGGGCCTATTTGGTTAgcaccaaagtcatcgtctacataGACCATGCAGCCATCGGGtatttgtttgaaaagaaagatgcTAAACCAAGGCTAATCCATTGGGTTTTACTCttgcaggaatttgatttggagatccgaGACCGAAAAGGAATAGAGAATCAAGTGGATGATCACTTATCCAGGTTAGAAACATGAAATCATGTAGCTGATGGAGATGTCATCAAGGAAACATTCCCAGATGAGAAAGTGTTGGCCATTACTGctggggaggtgccatggtatgcagattttgTAAACTATCTGGAAAGTGGAGAGATGCCGCCTGATCTTGAACCTTATGCTAAAAAGAAGTTCTTGCGAGATGTGAGGTCATatgtgtgggatgagccatttcTGTTCAAATCTTGTATTGATCAGTTAATGAGAAGATGTGTGCCCGAATCTGAAATAAATGTTATCTTACATGAATGCCAtgcatcgccttatggtgctcaTCATGCAGGTGACAAAACAACAGCTAAGGTGTTGCAATCGGGTTTCTATTGGCCTAGGGTGTTTAAAGACACCCATGAGTTCGTGAGGAGATGTAATAGGTTCCAGAGAACAGGAACAATTACGAAAAGGCATGAGATGCCATTGCACGATATTATGGAGGTTgaaattttttatgtttggggAATTGATGTTATGGGTCTGTTTCCCTCGTCCAGTGGGTGTAAGTACATTTTGGTGGCCGTTGACTATGTGTCGAAGTGAGTGGAGGCCATAGCTCTTCCTACCAATGATGCCAAGGTTGtggtcaagtttttgaaaaagcatATCTTTACAAGGTTCGGCACTCCGAGAGTGATGATAAGTGATGGGGGCACCCATTTCTGTAACAAGCTCTTGGACAATGTCTTAGCGCAATATGGGGTCAAACATAAGGTTGCAACCGCTTACCATCCTTAGACTAGTGGGCAAGTTAAAGTCTCAAATAGAGAGATAAAGCAGATCCTGGAGAAGACGGTTAGTGCAAGTAGGAAAGATTGGGCTGTAAACcttgatgatgctctatgggcataCTGGACCGCCTACAAAACTCCAATCCGAACTTCCCCTTACAAGCTGGTTTATGGGAAATCATGCCATttaccggtggaacttgagcacaaggcctaTTGGGAAATAAAGAAGCTGAACTTTGATGCAGACTTAAGGGGTAGAAAGTGGGTGATGCAATTGAacaagcttgatgagtttcgcttGCATGCGTATGAgaatgccaagttatataaagaaaagaccaagcaCTGTCATGATAAGAATATCTACCATCGCGAGTTTGAACCGGGCcaattggttctcttgttcaattcgagGTTAAGACTCTTTCCGGGGAAGCTCAAATCGAGATGGTCGGGCCCGTTTGAGGTAATGAGAGTCACTCCACATGGTGCAATTGAGATGCGCGTCTTAGGTGGCGAGAGAATGGTCTTAGTGAACGGACAAAAAGTAAAGCATTATTATGGAGGTGACTTTGATTGTCAGAAGTAGAAGGTGTTACTTGACAATGATTAGACGAGATTCTGtgtcgtgccgcaacgttaaatcaggcgcttgttggtaggcaacccatctttactgctttcttttatttttattttttatcttattattgttgtagtgtttgtttttgttttgcagGATTATAAGCATATGAGGCAAAGCCATTAGAAGTGTGCAAAAGCGAgttagatggtgagaactaagtgtggggtgcccacacaaaggaccatgcctgggggaagtctgagtatcccgtgagccgctattgcttcggcctttggcctttcaaggagtttcttgtccaccctcgttattgttttgctttatttgtgcattggggatactgcactcttttaagtgtggggtgggagattTTTCTAGATAGTTAGTAGTAGGATGTTagaaaaatgttaacttcttttttttgttttcgtagttgtgtagtgttttagtattttagtagctatgaaaacaatcagaaaaaaaaatgaaaaaagtagaaaaattggacttctcccgacgatggatctcatTTGACAGGTTTCTCGAGGGATTtaagtcgaaagaaaaaagaaaaaaagattttattttgttagGCATTGTAATAATTCCCCCTAGGTTCTTCTTTGAGtcgcagttcttttccaaggattttgtttgaaccgggtgtagttagttgtatttttttaggagtaggagccattgtATTGTGATtggaattgaagcaatatctcttgactttgttatgctttgagaatagtgagtactttggttgtgacgcttaggcttagtttttgactcttgtataagaaccttaaattgtatgatcttaactttgcttaactgcatTGACTaaagtgtcttgatgagtccaatcctgagtgagttatgtgccatgtgtgtgtgacaTTTGTGTGTCATTCTGTGCATTGtatttgatatctagaacttgccccgtgtgtttgcaaagcgaaatagtagttttgttcagtcttgaaagtgatataggcgtttctttgttgagccagatatatatattttacccgcctaattgttatgtatcatagttaaccccttgAACATGTAATGCTGTTTCATTGGCAACTACATTACAAGCCTtatccatttgtttgaattatccatctatttgaacctttcacCTCTCATAAGCACTTGAATTgtaatgaactttgtaaaagttaaagtgtggggttttggtttggcttttgagtggaaccaataaaataaagagaaaggtgcactattttgaaaaagtaagagccacttgaattgaaaaaaaaatgtagtTGTATtgtgtgaaaaatattccttgatagtggtgactcttaatataattgtgcttaaagaagtatggagttaatattcattgatgtgaaggtggagttatggtttgacataagtgtggggatttaaatgttaaagtgtatatattaaagtgcttagggaggtgtattTACTcgtatatctaaatgtatcctacccgtcccgcagcctacattacaaccaaaaaaAGTCCTAactgatccttgactgaatgagctcgattagtagagtagtacactacgggcaagcctaggTTCATCTTTTtgggcatatgaatgttatttctgagagtgagtgaattctttctatattgagttcctaattgttctttaattttatgtgtgtggaactactctcttttgttgtgtgagggcacttgattcatgaaggaaagataGTGTCGTttacctctatgttagagtaagtgagtgggtTGTGAAAATGTGTGgtgcttgtgagtcaaatcttgaggtgaggaTTTTACACTATTGTGAttagtatattttaaatattcatggtatgatgagttatgagagtggtttaaaaaggtcgtgttgTTGTAAAGTGTAGaaagttgctcgaggacgagcaagagttgaagtgtggggtgttgataaaaCGGCCAAAATTGCATATTTTTTGATGTACTTTTATCTAATAACTTGTGTGGTTACGGTAGGTTACATGAGTTTTTGTAGTGAATTATGCTCATTACATGCATTCTTATGTGTAGGAGCAAGTTGGACGAAAAGTGAGCAAAAGAAGTTGATTCGGGACCAAAAGACAAAAGAATGACTTTGCTCATTCACTCTCGAGTGCACACGAGAGAATGAACGAGCTATTGAGGAAAAACTTGGGAAAAAACAGCGAAGTATAGCAAAAAGGCATGGAAGTGCACGAGAGAcctagaagaaaaagaaaaagagaagaactttGCTCGTTCACTCTCGCGTGCGCACGAGAGAGTGAACGAGCTAACCTAAAAAGGTTGTTTCGAAGTGGGCTTGTATTATTTCACCCTTTGTTAaccctatcccatataaatagtctTTAAACTCACTTTTGCGAAAGGGAGACGTAACTTGTGAAGGAGGAACGTGACTTTTGAAGGAGGCAAGAACATCACGTGGAACAACTCTTGGTGGAGAAAATCATCGAGTTCTTtattcctttatcttttctttgtaatttgtttatgcaaaatacttggaaaattgtcgctacgaacatgagtggctaagcactctagtttctagggttgtggttgccATGATTATTAACGTTTAGTAATTACATCTCTGTTAATTcggattatcatcttgtggttgtttctttaattctagttttaacttgtgaattgttgtagctACAATCTCgccctactatctatgctatgcttgggaaagccatgtttagattagagtagaattaaagagagcttgtttctgaacccgtggttCGGGGAACGATTTTGcgattaggataggaatatacatAACAGTCTTGCTTAATTGAACACCGTGTTATATTCAttcatgatagactcaataccataagaatataggattgatatattgtggACAGGtgagtagtattgtgggaacatgctattcatataaacgatCTGGTTAATTAGCAACCTTAGATAATCTGGAATAACAAGTgtgattattgaacttaataggattgataatcgaaccacaaccctggaatcttCATCTCCTCTGAATTAAAATCTCATCATACACATTTGCATTCTTGATAaattagttgttacttgtttaatttctgcagaagtagattaatagaaaaacatcactcttaaatatcttggacaattaattaattttagtttgcTTAATTGACGATTGATCTAAGTCTTTATGGGTTCGACATCTGACTTTCGAGTTACTTTATTAGTTGAtggccacgtatacttgcgtgtacttggggaaccaacacTCCGATcagatcctttttatttttatagcaTAATACCAGTGGTGAGCGAAGGAGC comes from the Nicotiana tabacum cultivar K326 chromosome 14, ASM71507v2, whole genome shotgun sequence genome and includes:
- the LOC107805636 gene encoding uncharacterized protein LOC107805636, which produces MLKHIRLNIPLVDILREVPKYAKYIKDIVSNKRRLTEFETVALTEECTSRIQHNLPQKLKDPGSFTIPVRIGEFDVGRVLCDLGANINLMSLSVFKQLGLGVPRPTTVMLQLDDKSYVYPEGVIEDVLLQIGKFIFPADFIILDYIADELVPIILGRPLLATGDAIIKV
- the LOC142168855 gene encoding uncharacterized protein LOC142168855: MAIFTDMVERFVEVFMDDFSVFGPSFDECLTNLAKVLSKCKETNLVLNWEKYHFMVCEGIVLGHKVSKDGLEVDKAKVEAIEKLPPPISVKGVRSFLGHVVFYRQFIKDFSKISSHLCRLLEKDVSFKFDDACLKAFEERKRTDGDVIKETFPDEKVLAITAGEVPWYADFVNYLESGEMPPDLEPYAKKKFLRDVRSYVWDEPFLFKSCIDQLMRRCVPESEINVILHECHASPYGAHHAGDKTTAKTSGQVKVSNREIKQILEKTVSASRKDWAVNLDDALWAYWTAYKTPIRTSPYKLVYGKSCHLPVELEHKAYWEIKKLNFDADLRGRKWVMQLNKLDEFRLHAYENAKLYKEKTKHCHDKNIYHREFEPGQLVLLFNSRLRLFPGKLKSRWSGPFEVMRVTPHGAIEMRVLGGERMVLVNGQKVKHYYGGDFDCQK